The stretch of DNA ATGACTTTAGTCATTGAAGAAGAACGTTATACCCCCTTATAGTTAGAAGTGAAGCCATGACATACAATCGAAGGCGTACATATATGAGTACCGTTCATTTTAGCATAAAAATCTAAACGCTAGGCTACTGCACTAAAACATTGAACATGTGTTTAGAGTGGGTATAGGCAACGGCTCTAACCTATCTGCCTAGTTCTCGACAATTTACAGTAGGCTATGTTTTGATAGCGTAAATTAGTATTCAATTTCATTTCAAATACAGTCCTGCTTCAATTGATGAATTTTTACAGAAAAAAAAATGGTTTTACTGCATAATTGTCAGGTGTGGGGGTTCGGTAGGCTAACCGGAATGATCATCAAAACCAAAACAACCTTTATTTTATCGTCGGGTAGGCTAAAGCTCATATTGTTATCCCATGGCCTACCAATGATATGTTGACTAAGTGCGGAGCGTAAAAGTAACTTACTTTTATAATCGGACGAATTTCTCAAGCGAAGTCTTCCATTTTCACCTTATTTTCACCGGATTTGTGGAGTCCTTTGGGTCTTTGTTATTGACTCTTACTAGACTGTTGTTTGCCCGCTTTACCTGTAGCCTAACTTTACTTCCCTACTTTCACGGCATATGCCGCTATCAGCCCCCTTTCATGGATCGCAACGCTTAACCTGTGTTTTAGGCCTATGTATAGAATAAAAAGAAACATATTAGCTAAATAAAATCGAAACGTTACATTTACAATATCATTTTTGCACAGCTTTCCTTTGTGCTTGAAATGAGTGTGAAGGCAAGCCCACTGTATTGACTGTGAAATTCGAAACCCTGTCTCTGTCGTGCGAGGTTCTCGCAGAGGCAGGCTACAGAGGATATAGACCTATGTAGGACAATATTAGGACACTTTCGCATGGGCAACATTGATACAATAAACTCGGCAACATTTGAGCGTTTGTTCAAACGAATTGCATAATTCGTTTGAAATTCACAAATAATTCTAGATGTAATACATTGCGTTAAACACcctgatcaaaacaatcttaTAGTAATattgaaatgtgtttttaatAATATTCCAATGTTTTAAATTATTAAGTAGGCCTAATTAAATTGTTGCGTGAAAGTATGCAGCAGGCAGTGAAAGTGCTCACGAGTGGCAGGGTTAGGACCATTCAAGTTTGTTTACAGTAAACATCGACAACATGTTTTTCTCTTTTGACAGATAAGCCAAAGGTGTACCAGGGTGTGCGGGTGAAGACAACCGTTAAACAGTTGCTGCAACAGAAAAGAGCTCTCCAGACATCAACTAAAACGGTTAGAatggtaacccccccccccccctccacacacacacacacacacacacacacacacacacacacacacacacacacacacacacacacacacacacacacacacacacacacacacacacacacacacacacacacacacacacacacacacacacacagtctcagtaTAATTGGAGGTGTTGCTCTCTCCATGAAATCCCCATTGCAATAACTTCCTCAATTGCCGCAACAGCCACCAACCTTACCCCGAACACGAATTTGCATGTCTCATTAATGATTGACCACCAGGTCTACTCTCTAGTAGCCTATCAATGATCGTTTAGCAGTAACAGTGGGATATTTTTTCATGTAGGGACAGTTCCAGTTGTTTTATGGGATATTTTACAGAAAATTTAGATTAAAAAATCAGAAAATATGTTCTTATGTCCACATGGCAATTGGCAGAACATATGGCAAAGATGGCAAAGATGACGCTAATTATTATTACTCCCTTAATTGAtcacacatactgtaggctaGTAGTTATTGgatctatttctctccctctctctttctgtctctcaatgttaaatttaagggctttattggcatgggaaacatatgtttacatcgcCAAAGCAAGCGAAAtagatctccctctctctctctctctctctctctctctctctctctttctctctctctctctttctctctccccctctgtcagacacacacacacacacacacacacacacacacacacacacacacacacacacacacacacacacacacacacacacacacacacacacatacacacacacacacacacacacacacacacacacacacaaccctccgaaatgaagaatttaaaaaaacaaaaacaaaacaaatgccaTTATTGTGCTATACAGTGGGTGGTAGGCTACTTGTTATTTGAAGGTAACAAGTAGCTTTCAAGGGGATGAAAAATAACCAGCACAAAAATCGAACTGTTGCAAATGAATGGGGACTTAtgttttttctgtctctctttcttactTATTTTCCTAAATGAATAGAAATCCCAGAGCTTGGTGAGTCAGGATTTGTGCGTCTCCTCCTCCTTGTCAGGTAAGTTCAAATATGTCCAAATAAATCAAAATGTCGATACAGCGTTCCATTGTCTGACATTATCTTGATCCCAAAATCGTTGTACGACAAAAGCATCACCATGGATGGTCCAGAATCAATGTTCTATAGTAAAAATGGTTTTATCTTGACTGTATCCAAACCTGCTAACGAAAATAAATGTAgcctacagtaaagtacagtaaatgcCATTTGAAATGTCCAGTGGGGGCGTTGCAGTAAATCATAATCAAATAAACAAGCTTTGATCCAAAATACAGAAGGCAATGCATTATGCATCATACATGCAAATAGCAGAATAGCTGTAAAATCACAAAAGCCTATTATAAAATATATTCGGAGTCTGAATTGCGCATCAGATTCGGTCAGGTAAAATATCTAGATTGACACTTACATGGAGAATCAACGACCACAGCAGAATAGTTGGAATATATATCTTTGTATACAGTTGACACTGACCAACATTCCTAAAGTGCAGTGTACTGGGACCTTTTTATAAACTTGcattcaaatgtgttttttagCTGTTGGCTGGTGGTGCTGTGACATCACTTCTGGAGTCTTCACTTATTTACATGTCTCCctgcatgtgtttatgtgtgcatcCTCTTACTGATCCTTCTCGTTCATTCCTATAGGCCATTACTTTGATTATTTCCCTGAAGAGATGAATTCCAACTGCATCTTTCAGCCGCGGGCCATTCCAGAGAGCAACGTCCAGATGGACAGCTTCGATAATCAACAATTGATAAGCATGATGATCCCCAACGAGACCTACAGCAGTGGTATTCTGCATCCCGCTACCTCAACAAAACTTTGGCGCCAGGAAAATCACTCCCCGAATATGGGCTATTACGGCCATGGCATGGTATGCTTTATTCAAATTCAGTTGCGCAATCTCCTCTCTTTGCAATTACGCGCGGTCATATGAAATATTTGACAAAGCTCAGGCTGTTTGTTAATTCAGAGATTTGGCTTGGAGTAGGACATGGTTTCGTTATACTGTACTAGAATAGTAATGCACATCTCCTCTGGCTTGTTTTTCAGGCTCCCAGCTCACCGTCAGGTTCCCTGAATATGCCAAGTCCGGTCGATTACAATAGTTATTCGCCACAGGAGTCTTACTCTTCGTCGTGTTACAACTCTCCGACGAGGCTGGACTTGAGTTATGGGTTTGTTCCagaccactaccactaccagaactGCAACCTCCAGGAGAGCGTCTCCACTCCAGAATACGCGCCGTATGGCACATCAGACTATGTATACGCCTCGCCTGCGGAGGACAGCTACTTCAGGCGTGATTTGTCAAATTCAGAGCTGTGCTACCTTTGAAAATGTATTCGGTCTTTGTTGTCTGTGTAAATACAGTATAATGTGCAGTCAAAACAATGTCTGTAACTCGAAGTCAAACGTTGACACTTGTGGCATTTGTTTTGAGATGTAGGCCTGCTTTGCATTTCAGAGTGTTTGCGGTCGAAGTTTCCTCCGAGTTTCTGTTTTTGATATGATTGGAATAATGGTTTTAGAATTCCCGAGTTTGGATAAATGTTGGATATGTGTGGGCTTAGTGCTATCTTCTTAGTTATTGACTttgatatttaagcaataaggcacggggggggggggggggcaagggctGCTCTAACCTCGATGCAATGATGTCATCCAGTATATTTTTTCAGCATATTTTTTCTTATGGATGCATTCATTTGGTAAATTCTTTGAAAAGCCTACCCAAAGGAAATTAGCAGCATCATCCCCTTCAACTCACTATTTAGTTTCCCTGTGCAGATACACACCGAAGCTTAGTTAGAAACATTAACTTTAATAGACCAATCATTTTCAAGTTATTTAATCATATTTACTGCTAAGACACAAATAAAAATGTCTAATAAACCAAGACAAATTACAATAGACAGACGATAATGATCTATAATTTGTTTTATAGTGCATTACAAAAAATAATCTCAAAACCCACTGACAAACGacgaaaaacaaaacaataaggTTAACATTGACCGCTCTGGATGTGGAAAAAGTATCTTCCATTAAGGCAGACGCAAGTGCACGTCCGTCGCATCAGGTCACATCCAACTCAAGAGACGCCTGTCTCCACTCTACCCTCCGTGCACACCATCCTCTGCCTCGGGATCCAAGTCTCCTCCGAGGCCGAGATAAAGTGGGGTTGAGCAGGGATAGAAGTAGGCCTGCCTGTCCAAAATGATCATATTGTTACATCTCACCAAAAATACGCACCAATAAAAGATAACTACCTGGATAAGGATTTCATGTTTTTATAACACACAACAGCTCAAAGGGGGTTTGATAATCGCGCACGAGTTGTGTGTAATAGAAAGCATAATCCAGTGCCTGCCAAATGCGCGCGCAAATCAGAATGTATTCATGTACATTTGTTACAGCTGCTTATAACTATGACTATTTTTACCCCAGTAGTTTACTGTCACTCTCCTGTCTTCTATTCTAAACATTATGTTCGAAAGCAGCAGTCATGATTATTGTAGCATAAACCCACATCCAAAAGTATATCATTCTCATGTATGCAGGCTGCAAGCATAGTGCAGCACATACCTGCTGTGATCCTTGACCTCTTATGACGTCCAACTCATTAACCAACCAGTTTTCTGGGATAGTGATCTTGTGAAGGGTTCTGGGGTAAGATGCTTCTTTTTGGATTTTTAAATCCTCAGTAGAGCACCTTTTTCTCTTTTTATACAATCTGAGCTGAAGCATGTGTCTGGGTCTGCTCTCATTCATCAGAATGGAATTAATAATGAGGATTCTGGAAGAGAGGAAGCCAAGGGCTGTAGGTAGCGCTAGTGTTTGTCGTGTCATCAGAAGATCCTCAGAAGAACCTATGAGGTATTAGACTGAAGGcaaagaaggggaggaggagggatgcaATTGCATACATGGCACACAAGGAGAGTACAATAGTTGAAAGAGGGGCCTTCAAGTATGGTCCTTTCTCTTGACCTCTAGTTGATGTTGAACATATGAAATTAAAGAAATCTTTAGGGCCTACATTATGAGCTACTATTAAATGTTTGGCCCAGATTTCATCACTGCTTGCATCTGCAGACCTGGGTTAAAAtagtatttgtttattttttaagaTAATTTagatgtgcttgattgagcttgcttgGCACaattgaaccaatggaatagtcccaaaattACAAATGTGCCGCCCATCTCACACTCCAGGCAGGCTTAATCAAACACTCAAAGTACAGTATATGAAAAAAACACATACTATTTGAACCCTGGGCCCCATTTGATATTTAAAACTCTTACTGGCAGCTCATAGGTTCCTGGGTTTCTATTCCAGCCAATTGGAAAAGTTAGCTGTGGTGCTCAATGGCCTAAATTAGTTGTCTTATAACTTGATTGACAAATGGTGGTTTGGTACTGTTTTGGGTTCTACCATTGGTGGGAGTGGAGGCAAGGCAGGGTTTTGGGTCAAATAAAGGATATTCATTGTATGAAAAGGTATCTAAACAAGAAAACTGTGTAGCTTTTCAAAAACAAAGCAGGCATTGTACCTAATATAGAACCTTAACCTCATCTCCTATTACATTCAGCTCATCTAATTGTCTCAAGCCCTGAAGTGAGTGTTCCCCCTTCATAACCCTTTATAAGGCTTCGCAAATCATTCATACACAACTGAAAGTGGTCCCACTAACATAAAAGGGATAGTTCAGTCAAATGACACATTTACTTATTGAATTCCTTACCTTAATCATACTTAGAAATTTGTCTGTCTTGTCTCTCAGTCTTTTCTATTTAGTTAGGTCTCAATGGGCTGGAGGAACTCCATGCATTAGAATGATATTGGGGATATTGAGCTCTTAGGGATAGGGAACCACCCTCCATTTTATATAATCGGTTATGCTGTGTTATGCACCTGATTAACATTTATTTAGTATTATTTTGCAACCTTGCCTCCTTCTTTACAGCTCCCTTTCTACACATCTTTCATTCTGAGCATAATATTTACTTGCAACATAAATACACAATGAAAAGGACAAGGAAACAATTACCAAGTACCACACCATTTGTTCCATATAATTTCTCaacttaaatgtaaaaaataatattgaAAAAATAAAGGGTTTTATGCTGTCCAGATGAACTGACAATCAGCACTCACTCAGTGCTGAAAAGGAATGTGTCAAAGTCAAATTAATGCTAGGGTGTGTTCAGGGTTCCAAAGTCCCCCTACTCTCATGCCAAGTGCCTGTTTAACAATCCTCTGTGGAAATCCCCTGTTACaccttgtcaaatcaaatcaaatcaaatggtattggtcacatacacatatttagcagatgttattgcaggtgtagtgaaatgcttgtccACCCTAGATCAATTTGCACTTTCACCTGCTAAGACTCATGAGCCACCCGCAATATGACAGAACACTGCTATTGAGCCTTTATTTTTGATCTAATTGATCTATTAACCATGCCAATCGTACAGTATGGTTAGGCTATTGTTTAACACTGTCGGCTAAGAGATGATTTACTCTCTGGAAGTGCTGTTTGTACATAGAGTCTGTGTCATCATAGCCAAAACTTCATTCAAAATGTATGTGTTACAAATCATCCTAAACTACATTTATTGAGCTACACATACACCTTCGGAAGATTTGAGCGTGACATTTAAAACATAACTTAACTGTGACAGTATACCCCGGAGCTGATAATTTGACAGTAATTGCCCTTACAGTAGCTGTAATTTCAAACAGCTGCAATAATTGATTACTGAATGTGGGAAAATAAGTTGCAAACCCTTGTGTCTTAACAAAGTGATCGGTGAGTGGGATGTGATTGTGATGAATGAGTAATATTCCTCCTGGGGCACCATTGAAGGATTGAAAAGAAAGTGAACAACAGCTCACTGTTTGCTACGTTCGATCGTTATTAGTGAATCTCATTCCAACATGAGTGCACCGAATATGAATCCCTGAAGTACCACTTACATATCAAACAGCTATATTACTTCATAGAAAATAACTTGTGGTATTTGAGGATCAAACATACTCCAGTATGTGTACATATGTGTATATTTGAAAGTCACAGGCACTGATTCATTCTCATTCACAGCGTTTTCTTATTTGTCTTTGGGTTGGAATGTTTGCTGACTTGGCACAATGTCACTTCAAAGGATTGTGTTGATGTTTCCTATCAAGTCCTTACTTGTGTGTAAGGAAGGCGGAACCGATAAAAGTATTTCACAAGGTTTGATATCGGCACAAGATGTAAAGCACGCTCCTTCTGTTCGAACCATAAGGCCTTTTAATACTGACCAACCAGAGGAACACATTCATTTATTGCTGTGATAACACCATCACGACTGGGGTAGGTGGCATGTAGCTTTGCGGTTAAGAGTCctagagccgactaggtgaaaaatctgttgatggacccttgagcaaggcacttaaccctaattgctctggataagagtgtcttctGCTAAGTGATTAAAATGTAAAATGGGTAAGGAGAGATCCATTCCTGACAAAAAGAGAGACAGTATGTCTACAGATTTTATTTTAATATGTAGATTTCTTTTCTATAATTACATGTACCACATTTATagactgtttttttttatttccaGTGTTTGCCAAAGCAACATTATTATGAATTTTATATTAGCAGTTCTGTTTTTGAAAACAGAAAAAAATGGTTAGCTACCTCTAAAAAATGAGGGTCAGTCTATCTGCACATAATAAAATATGTGATTCAATACACAT from Oncorhynchus kisutch isolate 150728-3 linkage group LG15, Okis_V2, whole genome shotgun sequence encodes:
- the LOC109904715 gene encoding uncharacterized protein LOC109904715, producing MSDKPKVYQGVRVKTTVKQLLQQKRALQTSTKTKSQSLVSQDLCVSSSLSGHYFDYFPEEMNSNCIFQPRAIPESNVQMDSFDNQQLISMMIPNETYSSGILHPATSTKLWRQENHSPNMGYYGHGMAPSSPSGSLNMPSPVDYNSYSPQESYSSSCYNSPTRLDLSYGFVPDHYHYQNCNLQESVSTPEYAPYGTSDYVYASPAEDSYFRRDLSNSELCYL